In the Purpureocillium takamizusanense chromosome 5, complete sequence genome, one interval contains:
- a CDS encoding uncharacterized protein (EggNog:ENOG503PAAX) yields MSDAMALAASSEAGTSSQEPAAPDAAYRSDLFQLSAQRGARLMAAMKAPRSENEHDVDILSDQDLERLTIRLKSDGDEDGDDNAVVAKATKEQRRKFKQYKHHSFVKRWESNSSDALLDHEWFIADPDVLQEDDPGYLCDMCRHLDFGVLFSQRGIPGNNVPSLPTQIVIHGLWRVMQEQGNNCAFCRLLRRRIIEGGIASRMTEDGIELGQFYINVIDEGPGYALRLEIEVEGLGKTVDRFVVQKVQDDPQQPLAGRGVQQDRADMDRLRQWLQICVDTHQPSEKGLEPVDMASLRVIDTDELRVRQVKTPCRYACLSYVWGKGSQTQYTTATRDSLEAPNGLLAASLPQTIKDAITVTKEAGLRYLWVDALCILQDDPADKARIISKMGPIYGGAALTIVASANDDPHDGLPGMGTAHRQVAQDVAAIQGMTLAVALDDPRQPIPDLESSVWSSRAWTFQERALSTRAVHFTRSQMVFKCVHGAVMLEETAPTPDPAFRHSKIEDQAESDLMYLAWAHPSLSRFANVGLSSRNAGATMMISEDIDIEDFMKMAAKERDKMAPVFDISVDAPRDFMGSLGDTGGGSTPWDLYRRAVDDYTKRKLTWESDAVDAFSGVEHIVRHGINTKFWFGLPEFAFEQALLWQAKEPLTRRARDNRAIFPSWSWAAWRGQVSYRGRGWKNSVLWGSAAVIRWFVRESPQWFIERFNAAGDKTEEEVQDFTQKISQAKLLLRELDVDSLRHLDNIDEDGWVVQHDEEYNHHIYSHDAYPGVRFTYPVTLPGEDIADRPDANGVLIFSAHVVPLVPCDMQNTTFKMKLEDRFLQLGINDESRSANYRPPWQRIVYHQGYRAGFLTLNNEAALPVEGDGSEYHLAAISRGSLPHVPPPPPGWDAYWGYEPRKIQSSLMDEEWRLGPSKLIVPNEAAEPSSSSPQNEDGDPHWDKDRFHVISVFDVYEVLLLKTVDGVSRRVGAGKMSYCAFSAARPEEMLVKLA; encoded by the coding sequence CCAGActcatggcggcgatgaaggcgccCCGGAGCGAGAATGAGCACGACGTCGACATTCTCTCAGACCAGGACCTGGAGCGCCTCACCATCCGTCTCAAgagcgatggcgatgaggacggcgaTGATAACGCTGTGGTCGCCAAGGCTACCAAGGAACAACGCCGCAAGTTTAAGCAGTACAAGCATCATTCTTTTGTGAAGCGCTGGGAGTCTAACAGTTCCGATGCGCTGCTGGACCACGAATGGTTCATCGCCGACCCGGATGTTCTCCAAGAGGATGATCCCGGCTATCTCTGCGACATGTGTCGACACCTCGACTTCGGGGTCCTGTTCAGCCAGCGCGGAATCCCGGGCAACAACGTGCCCTCGCTACCCACCCAGATCGTCATCCATGGCCTATGGAGAGTGATGCAAGAGCAGGGCAACAACTGTGCCTTTTGTCGactcctgcgccgccgaaTCATCGAGGGCGGAATCGCATCTCGAATGACGGAGGATGGCATTGAGCTCGGCCAGTTCTACATCAacgtcatcgacgagggcccGGGGTACGCCCTCAGGCTGGAGATTGAGGTTGAAGGGCTGGGGAAGACGGTCGACAGGTTCGTGGTGCAAAAGGTCCAAGACgacccgcagcagcctctgGCGGGACGAGGCGTGCAGCAGGATCGAGCCGACATGGATCGACTGAGGCAGTGGCTCCAGATCTGCGTGGACACTCATCAGCCCTCTGAGAAGGGTctcgagcccgtcgacatgGCATCGCTGCGGGTCATCGATACGGACGAGCTCCGCGTCCGTCAAGTGAAAACACCATGCCGGTACGCCTGCCTGTCATATGTCTGGGGCAAGGGCAGTCAGACGCAGTACACCACCGCCACAAGAGACAGCTTGGAGGCGCCCAATGGGCTGCTAGCTGCTTCTCTGCCTCAGACGATCAAGGATGCAATCACGGTCACCAAAGAGGCAGGCCTGCGGTATCTATGGGTCGACGCCCTGTGCATCCTGCAGGACGACCCTGCAGACAAGGCCAGAATCATATCAAAGATGGGTCCCATctacggcggcgccgcgttgACCATCGTTGCGTCCGCCAACGACGATCCGCACGATGGTCTTCCCGGCATGGGTACCGCCCACCGCCAGGTGGCACAGGACGTGGCAGCCATCCAAGGCATgacgctggccgtggccctcgaCGATCCGCGTCAACCGATCCCCGACCTGGAAAGCTCGGTGTGGAGCTCACGAGCGTGGACGTTCCAGGAGCGGGCGCTCTCGACGCGGGCGGTTCACTTTACACGCTCGCAAATGGTCTTCAAGTGCGTCCACGGAGCGGTCATGCTCGAGGAGACCGCCCCGACCCCCGATCCGGCATTCCGGCATTCAAAGATCGAGGATCAGGCGGAGTCTGATCTCATGTACCTGGCCTGGGCACATCCTTCACTCAGTCGGTTTGCCAACGTGGGACTGTCGTCACGAAACGCAGgcgcgacgatgatgattTCCGAGGACATTGACATTGAAGACTTTatgaagatggcggcgaaggagCGAGACAAGATGGCGCCCGTGTTTGACATTTCGGTGGACGCGCCCCGCGACTTCATGGGCTCGCTAGGTGATACGGGCGGtggctcgacgccatgggATCTATATCGCCGCGCAGTAGACGACTACACGAAGCGCAAGCTGACGTGGGAGTCTGACGCCGTGGACGCATTTTCTGGCGTGGAGCACATTGTCCGGCACGGCATCAACACCAAGTTCTGGTTTGGGCTGCCCGAGTTTGCATTCGAGCAGGCGTTGCTCTGGCAGGCTAAAGAGCCCCTCACGCGACGTGCTCGGGACAACAGGGCAATCTTCCCGAGCTGGTCGTGGGCTGCATGGCGAGGGCAAGTGTCCTACCGCGGGAGAGGATGGAAGAACTCGGTGCTCTGGGGTTCCGCAGCCGTCATACGGTGGTTCGTCAGGGAGAGCCCGCAGTGGTTCATTGAGAGATTCAACGCCGCAGGAGATAAGACGGAAGAGGAGGTGCAGGATTTTACGCAGAAAATATCCCAGGCCAAGCTGCTCCTGAGGGAGCTCGACGTTGACTCCCTTCGCCACCTGGACAAtatcgacgaggatggctGGGTGGTGCAGCACGACGAGGAGTACAACCACCACATCTATTCCCACGACGCCTACCCCGGTGTCAGGTTCACCTACCCAGTCACCCTCCCAGGCGAGGACATTGCCGACCGCCCGGACGCAAACGGCGTGCTGATATTCTCCGCTCACGTGGTGCCGCTGGTTCCCTGCGATATGCAAAACACGACGTTCAAGATGAAACTCGAGGACCGGTTCCTGCAGCTCGGCATCAACGACGAGTCTCGCTCGGCCAACTACCGCCCTCCATGGCAGCGCATCGTCTACCACCAGGGGTACCGCGCCGGGTTCCTCACCCTCAACAACGAGGCGGCCCTccccgtcgagggcgacggcagcgagtACCACCTTGCCGCCATCTCGCGCGGGAGCCTGCCGcacgtcccgccgccgccgccgggctgggaCGCCTACTGGGGGTACGAGCCGCGCAAGATCCAGTCGTCGCTTATGGACGAGGAGTGGCGTCTCGGGCCCAGCAAGCTCATCGTACCCAatgaggcggcggagccgtcgtcgagctctcCGCAGAACGAGGACGGCGATCCGCACTGGGACAAGGATCGGTTCCACGTCATCAGCGTGTTTGACGTCTACGAGGTGCTTCTTCTCAAGACGGTCGACGGCGTGTCGCGGAGggtgggcgcgggcaagaTGAGCTACTGCGCCTtttcggcggcgcggcccgAGGAGATGCTTGTCAAGCTGGCGTAG